A section of the Stenotrophomonas sp. 364 genome encodes:
- the tuf gene encoding elongation factor Tu translates to MAKGKFERTKPHVNVGTIGHVDHGKTTLTAALTKIGAERFGGEFKDYSAIDAAPEEKARGITISTAHVEYESTERHYAHVDCPGHADYVKNMITGAAQMDGAILVCSAADGPMPQTREHILLSRQVGVPYIVVFLNKADMVDDAELLELVEMEVRELLSKYDFPGDDTPIIAGSARLALEGDQSDIGVPAVIKLVEALDSWIPTPERDIDKPFLMPVEDVFSISGRGTVVTGRIERGVIKVGEEIEIVGIRPVQKTTVTGVEMFRKLLDQGQAGDNAGLLLRGTKRDDVERGQVLAKPGSIKPHTQFDAEVYVLSKDEGGRHTPFFKGYRPQFYFRTTDITGACELPEGVEMVMPGDNVKMVVTLINPVAMDEGLRFAIREGGRTVGAGVVSKILA, encoded by the coding sequence ATGGCAAAGGGTAAGTTCGAGCGCACCAAGCCGCACGTCAACGTCGGCACCATCGGTCACGTCGATCACGGCAAGACCACGCTGACCGCTGCACTGACCAAGATCGGTGCCGAGCGCTTCGGTGGCGAGTTCAAGGATTACTCCGCGATCGACGCCGCGCCGGAAGAAAAGGCACGTGGCATCACGATCTCGACCGCGCACGTCGAGTACGAATCCACCGAGCGTCATTACGCCCACGTGGACTGCCCGGGCCATGCTGACTACGTCAAGAACATGATCACCGGTGCCGCCCAGATGGACGGCGCGATTCTGGTCTGCTCCGCTGCTGACGGCCCGATGCCGCAGACCCGCGAGCACATCCTGCTGTCGCGCCAGGTCGGCGTGCCGTACATCGTCGTGTTCCTGAACAAGGCCGACATGGTGGACGATGCCGAGCTGCTGGAACTGGTCGAAATGGAAGTCCGCGAGCTGCTGAGCAAGTACGACTTCCCGGGCGACGACACCCCGATCATCGCGGGTTCGGCCCGTCTGGCGCTGGAAGGCGACCAGAGCGATATCGGCGTGCCGGCCGTGATCAAGCTGGTCGAAGCTCTCGACAGCTGGATCCCGACCCCGGAGCGTGACATCGACAAGCCGTTCCTGATGCCGGTGGAAGACGTGTTCTCGATCTCGGGCCGCGGCACCGTGGTGACCGGTCGTATCGAGCGCGGCGTGATCAAGGTCGGCGAAGAAATCGAAATCGTCGGTATCCGTCCGGTCCAGAAGACCACCGTCACCGGCGTGGAAATGTTCCGCAAGCTGCTCGACCAGGGTCAGGCAGGCGACAACGCCGGTCTGCTGCTGCGCGGCACCAAGCGTGACGACGTCGAGCGTGGCCAGGTGCTGGCCAAGCCGGGTTCGATCAAGCCGCACACCCAGTTCGACGCCGAAGTGTACGTGCTGTCGAAGGACGAGGGCGGCCGTCACACCCCGTTCTTCAAGGGCTACCGTCCGCAGTTCTACTTCCGTACCACCGACATCACCGGCGCTTGCGAACTGCCGGAAGGTGTGGAAATGGTGATGCCGGGCGACAACGTGAAGATGGTTGTCACCCTGATCAACCCGGTCGCCATGGACGAAGGTCTGCGCTTCGCGATTCGCGAAGGCGGCCGTACCGTCGGTGCCGGCGTGGTCTCCAAGATCCTGGCGTAA
- the rpsJ gene encoding 30S ribosomal protein S10, with protein sequence MADQKIRIRLKAFDHRLIDRSASEIVETAKRTGAQVRGPIPLPTKIERYTILVSPHVDKDARDQYETRTHKRVLDIVDPNDKTVDALMKLELAAGVDVQIKLT encoded by the coding sequence ATGGCGGACCAAAAGATCCGGATTCGGCTGAAGGCGTTCGATCATCGTTTGATCGACCGTTCGGCCAGCGAGATCGTAGAAACGGCAAAGCGGACCGGCGCGCAAGTGCGTGGCCCGATCCCCCTGCCGACCAAGATCGAGCGTTACACCATTCTCGTTTCCCCGCACGTCGACAAGGACGCGCGTGACCAGTACGAGACCCGCACGCACAAGCGCGTGCTCGATATCGTTGACCCGAACGACAAGACCGTGGACGCGCTGATGAAGCTCGAACTGGCTGCCGGCGTCGACGTTCAGATCAAGCTGACCTGA
- the rplC gene encoding 50S ribosomal protein L3: MTKKYSLGFVGRKAGMSRVFTEDGQAIPVTLIEATPNRIAQIKTVESDGYSAVQVTVGARRAALVNKPEAGHFAKAKVDAGRGLWEFRVEDAQLGDFAVGGEVKADIFEVGQIVDVQGVTKGKGFQGTIKRYNFRMGDATHGNSLSHRAPGSLGQRQTPGRVFPGKKMSGHMGSVQQSTQNLEVVKVDVERGLIAVRGAVPGAAGGDVIVRPASKA; this comes from the coding sequence ATGACGAAGAAATATTCGTTGGGCTTCGTGGGCCGCAAGGCTGGCATGAGCCGCGTGTTCACCGAAGATGGCCAGGCCATCCCGGTAACCCTGATTGAAGCTACCCCCAACCGCATCGCGCAGATCAAGACCGTCGAATCCGACGGCTACAGCGCCGTGCAGGTGACCGTCGGCGCGCGTCGCGCTGCCCTGGTCAACAAGCCGGAAGCCGGTCACTTCGCCAAGGCGAAGGTCGACGCGGGCCGTGGCCTGTGGGAATTCCGCGTTGAAGACGCCCAGCTCGGCGATTTCGCCGTCGGTGGCGAAGTCAAGGCGGACATCTTTGAAGTCGGCCAGATCGTCGACGTCCAGGGTGTCACCAAGGGTAAGGGCTTCCAGGGCACCATCAAGCGCTACAACTTCCGTATGGGTGACGCTACCCACGGCAACTCGCTGTCGCATCGCGCGCCGGGTTCGCTGGGTCAGCGCCAGACGCCAGGTCGCGTGTTCCCGGGCAAGAAGATGTCCGGTCACATGGGCTCGGTGCAGCAGAGCACCCAGAACCTGGAAGTTGTCAAGGTCGACGTCGAGCGCGGTCTGATCGCGGTTCGCGGCGCCGTTCCTGGCGCGGCGGGTGGCGACGTGATCGTCCGTCCGGCGAGCAAGGCATAA
- the rplD gene encoding 50S ribosomal protein L4: MELVITGSNNKVSVSDAVFGRDFSEDLVHQVVVAYRNAGRAGTKAQKTRSEVAGTTKKSKKQKGGGARHGALTAPIFVGGGVTFAAKPRSFEQKVNRKQYRAAMCAILSELNRQGRLTIVESFDVEATNTKALIAKLAGLEVGKRPLIVTEDASEHLYLSARNIPYVEVRDVQGLDPVSLVGADTVVITADAVKKVEEWLA, encoded by the coding sequence ATGGAACTCGTTATCACGGGTAGCAATAACAAGGTCTCGGTCTCCGACGCCGTGTTCGGTCGCGATTTCAGCGAAGATCTGGTTCACCAGGTCGTTGTCGCCTATCGCAACGCCGGCCGCGCCGGCACCAAGGCACAGAAGACTCGCTCTGAAGTGGCTGGTACCACCAAGAAGTCGAAGAAGCAGAAGGGCGGCGGCGCGCGTCATGGCGCACTGACGGCTCCGATCTTCGTCGGCGGCGGTGTCACCTTCGCGGCCAAGCCGCGCAGCTTCGAGCAGAAGGTCAACCGCAAGCAGTACCGTGCAGCCATGTGCGCGATCCTGTCCGAGCTGAACCGTCAGGGCCGTCTGACCATCGTGGAGTCCTTCGATGTCGAAGCGACCAACACGAAGGCTCTGATCGCCAAGCTGGCCGGCCTGGAAGTGGGCAAGCGTCCGCTGATCGTCACCGAAGATGCTTCCGAGCACCTGTACCTGTCGGCGCGCAACATTCCCTACGTGGAAGTGCGTGACGTGCAGGGCCTGGACCCGGTGTCGCTGGTCGGTGCCGACACGGTCGTCATCACCGCTGACGCGGTCAAGAAGGTCGAGGAGTGGCTGGCATGA
- the rplW gene encoding 50S ribosomal protein L23 — MSANEKIFSVLRAPRVSEKTARLQEHSNQYVFEVSNEATKADVKAAVEQLFDVKVESVNVLNVKGKNKSFRNRTGRRGDWRKAYVRLADGQSIDVTAKA; from the coding sequence ATGAGCGCCAACGAGAAAATCTTCAGCGTTCTTCGCGCTCCGCGAGTCTCCGAAAAGACCGCGCGCCTGCAGGAACATTCCAACCAGTATGTCTTTGAAGTGTCGAACGAAGCGACCAAGGCCGATGTGAAGGCCGCGGTTGAGCAGCTGTTCGATGTCAAGGTCGAGTCGGTCAACGTGCTGAACGTGAAGGGCAAGAACAAGTCCTTCCGTAACCGCACCGGCCGTCGCGGCGATTGGCGCAAGGCATACGTGCGTCTCGCCGATGGCCAGTCCATCGATGTAACGGCCAAGGCCTGA
- the rplB gene encoding 50S ribosomal protein L2, which yields MPLMKFKPTSPGRRSAVRVVTPDLHKGAPHAALLEPQSKSGGRNHHGRITTRHVGGGHKQHYRVIDFKRNKEGIPARVERIEYDPNRTAHIALLCYVDGERRYIIAPKGLKAGDQVIAGSDAPIKTGNTLPLRNIPVGTTVHGIELKPGKGAQIARAAGAAVQLVAREGIYATLRLRSGEMRKVPVECRATIGEVGNDEHNLEKLGKAGAKRWRGVRPTVRGAAMNPVDHPHGGGEAKAGQGNPHPVTPWGVPTKGYKTRKNKRTQQFIVRDRRG from the coding sequence ATGCCATTGATGAAATTCAAGCCCACTTCCCCCGGCCGCCGTTCGGCCGTGCGCGTGGTTACGCCCGATCTGCACAAGGGCGCACCGCACGCAGCGTTGCTGGAGCCGCAGAGCAAGTCCGGTGGTCGTAACCACCACGGCCGCATCACCACCCGTCACGTTGGTGGTGGCCACAAGCAGCACTACCGTGTCATCGACTTCAAGCGCAACAAGGAAGGCATTCCGGCGCGCGTGGAACGCATCGAATACGATCCGAACCGCACCGCCCATATCGCCCTGCTGTGCTACGTCGACGGCGAACGCCGCTACATCATCGCACCGAAGGGCCTGAAGGCCGGTGACCAGGTGATCGCGGGTTCGGATGCGCCGATCAAGACCGGTAACACGCTGCCGCTGCGCAACATCCCGGTCGGTACCACTGTCCACGGCATCGAACTGAAGCCGGGCAAGGGTGCTCAGATCGCGCGTGCCGCCGGCGCCGCCGTGCAGCTCGTCGCTCGTGAAGGTATCTACGCCACCCTGCGCCTGCGCTCGGGTGAAATGCGTAAGGTGCCGGTCGAGTGCCGCGCCACCATCGGTGAAGTCGGTAACGACGAACACAACCTGGAAAAGCTGGGCAAGGCTGGCGCCAAGCGCTGGCGCGGTGTCCGCCCGACCGTTCGTGGTGCTGCCATGAACCCGGTTGACCATCCGCACGGTGGTGGTGAGGCGAAGGCCGGCCAGGGTAATCCGCATCCGGTCACCCCGTGGGGTGTTCCGACCAAGGGTTACAAGACGCGCAAGAACAAGCGCACCCAGCAATTCATCGTCCGCGATCGTAGGGGCTAA
- the rpsS gene encoding 30S ribosomal protein S19, with protein MARSLKKGPFVDHHLVKKVEAAAGSKKPIKTWSRRSMILPEMVGITIAVHNGKNHVPVLVNENMVGHKLGEFAITRTFKGHGGDKKSGK; from the coding sequence ATGGCACGTTCACTCAAGAAGGGCCCGTTCGTCGATCACCACCTCGTCAAGAAGGTGGAGGCCGCTGCGGGTAGCAAGAAGCCGATCAAGACCTGGTCGCGCCGTTCGATGATCCTGCCGGAAATGGTAGGCATCACCATCGCCGTTCATAACGGCAAGAACCACGTTCCGGTGCTCGTCAACGAGAACATGGTCGGCCACAAGCTCGGCGAATTTGCCATCACCCGGACCTTCAAGGGTCACGGTGGTGACAAGAAGTCGGGCAAGTAA
- the rplV gene encoding 50S ribosomal protein L22 — MEAKAILRSARISAQKARLVADQVRGLPAERAVNLLKFSDKKAAHLIKKVVESAIANAENNQGADVDELKVQTIMVDEGPTLKRFMARAKGRGTRILKRTSHITVVVGAGK; from the coding sequence ATGGAAGCGAAAGCAATCCTGCGCTCCGCGCGCATCTCTGCGCAGAAAGCCCGCCTGGTCGCTGACCAGGTGCGCGGCCTGCCGGCCGAGCGTGCGGTCAACCTGCTGAAGTTTTCGGACAAGAAGGCTGCCCACCTGATCAAGAAGGTGGTGGAGTCGGCTATCGCAAATGCCGAAAACAACCAGGGCGCCGACGTCGACGAGCTGAAGGTTCAGACCATCATGGTAGATGAAGGTCCGACCCTGAAGCGTTTCATGGCGCGGGCGAAAGGCCGCGGCACCCGCATCCTCAAGCGCACCAGCCACATCACTGTGGTTGTGGGCGCCGGCAAGTAA
- the rpsC gene encoding 30S ribosomal protein S3: protein MGHKVHPIGIRLGISKDWNSKWYANKGEFAGYLAADLKVREMLRKKLAQAGISKILIERPAKTARVTIHTARPGVVIGKRGEDIEKLRKEVSEMMGVPAHINVTEVRKPELDAQLVAESIAQQLERRIMFRRAMKRSVGNAMRLGALGIKVNVGGRLNGAEIARSEWYREGRVPLHTLRADIDYGFAEAKTTYGIIGIKVWIYKGEVFDFSQVGQEKQDDSPRNDRNDRGDRGDRQRPAREAR, encoded by the coding sequence ATGGGTCATAAAGTTCATCCGATTGGTATCCGCCTCGGTATTTCCAAGGACTGGAACTCCAAGTGGTACGCCAACAAGGGCGAGTTCGCTGGTTACCTGGCGGCCGACCTGAAGGTGCGGGAAATGCTGCGCAAGAAGCTTGCGCAGGCCGGCATCAGCAAGATCCTTATCGAGCGTCCGGCAAAGACCGCTCGCGTGACGATCCACACCGCCCGTCCGGGCGTGGTGATCGGCAAGCGCGGTGAGGACATCGAAAAGCTGCGTAAGGAAGTGAGCGAGATGATGGGCGTTCCGGCGCACATCAACGTCACCGAAGTGCGCAAGCCCGAGCTGGACGCACAGCTGGTTGCCGAGTCGATCGCGCAGCAGCTGGAGCGTCGCATCATGTTCCGCCGCGCCATGAAGCGCTCGGTCGGCAACGCGATGCGCCTGGGTGCCCTGGGCATCAAGGTCAACGTCGGTGGCCGCCTCAACGGTGCAGAAATCGCCCGTTCGGAGTGGTACCGCGAAGGCCGCGTGCCGCTGCACACGCTGCGTGCCGACATCGACTATGGCTTCGCTGAAGCCAAGACGACCTACGGCATCATCGGCATCAAGGTCTGGATCTACAAGGGCGAGGTTTTCGATTTCTCCCAGGTTGGCCAGGAAAAGCAGGACGATTCCCCGCGCAACGATCGTAACGATCGCGGCGACCGCGGTGACCGTCAGCGCCCGGCTCGTGAAGCGAGGTAA
- the rplP gene encoding 50S ribosomal protein L16: MLQPKRTKYRKVHKGRNDGLSWSANAVSFGEYGLKATAHGQLTARQIEAARRSISRYVKRGGKMWIRVFPDKPITKKPIEVRMGSGKGNVEYWVAQIQPGRMIYEIEGVDESVAREAFRLAAAKLSVTTTFVTRTVM, encoded by the coding sequence ATGTTGCAACCCAAGCGAACCAAATACCGCAAGGTACACAAGGGCCGTAACGATGGCCTGAGCTGGAGCGCCAACGCTGTCAGCTTCGGCGAATACGGCCTGAAGGCAACCGCTCATGGTCAGCTGACCGCGCGTCAGATCGAAGCGGCTCGCCGCTCGATCAGCCGCTACGTCAAGCGCGGCGGCAAGATGTGGATCCGAGTGTTCCCCGACAAGCCGATCACCAAGAAGCCCATCGAAGTTCGAATGGGTTCTGGTAAGGGCAACGTGGAGTACTGGGTAGCCCAGATCCAGCCCGGCCGCATGATCTATGAAATTGAAGGTGTGGATGAAAGCGTGGCTCGCGAGGCGTTCCGCCTGGCAGCTGCCAAGCTCTCCGTGACCACCACCTTCGTGACCCGGACGGTGATGTAA
- the rpmC gene encoding 50S ribosomal protein L29 → MDIKQLREKSADDLKAHLTDLRKEQFSLRMQQVTGQLPKTHETRRVRREIARVKTLLGSTK, encoded by the coding sequence ATGGATATCAAACAACTTCGCGAAAAGTCGGCTGACGATCTGAAGGCCCACCTGACCGACCTGCGTAAGGAGCAGTTCTCGCTCCGTATGCAGCAGGTTACTGGCCAGCTGCCGAAGACTCACGAAACCCGCCGGGTCCGCCGCGAGATTGCTCGCGTCAAGACCCTGCTCGGCAGCACCAAGTAA
- the rpsQ gene encoding 30S ribosomal protein S17, protein MSDNTENKALRTVEGRVVSNKMDKTVTVLVERLVKHALYGKYIKRSTKLHAHDADNACNEGDVVRVTEIAPMSKTKNWRVVEVITRAAE, encoded by the coding sequence ATGAGCGACAATACTGAAAACAAAGCGCTGCGCACGGTCGAAGGCCGTGTCGTCAGCAACAAGATGGACAAGACGGTCACCGTGTTGGTGGAACGCCTGGTCAAGCACGCCCTGTACGGCAAGTACATCAAGCGTTCGACCAAGCTGCACGCCCACGACGCCGACAATGCCTGCAACGAAGGCGATGTCGTCCGCGTGACCGAGATTGCTCCGATGTCCAAGACCAAGAACTGGCGCGTGGTGGAAGTCATCACGCGTGCGGCTGAATAA